The genome window CTGATGGTGGAGGCACCTCTGAACCGGATATTCGCCGAGGCCATTGCCGAAGGTGAATTCGATGAGTTCGAAGGCCGCCGGATTCGCCTGGAGGCATCAGGGGGGCTTCCGGGTACCACACTTGGTTTCTGGGCCGGCCGGCTCCGGGTGATTGATGGCCCTGGTGAGGCGACGATCCGCGGCTCCCTGACAGCGTTCAAGACGCTCGCAGAGCGCCATCAGGATCCGGATCAGCTGTTTTTCCAGCGCCAGCTGGTGATTGAAGGCGATACCGAGCTGGGGCTTGGCTTGAAGAACCTGCTGGACAGTCTGGAATGGGACATCAGCATCTGGCAAATGCTCTCCATCTGACAGACTTTGCACCTTGAAAGGACGCGGGTGGGTTACCGTGGGGGCTGACTATCAGCCCCCCGATTTTGCAACCAGATCCATGCCCGGCTTGCCATACCAGTACCCATTGCACGGAGGCGCTTCTACCAGCTGCAATGGGTCGGTATCAGGCGTTTCACCCCGGCGCACCTGGTCAAAACGCCTGACCACCTCATCCATACCCAGATGCTCAGGGCTCAGACGAACCGTAGACACGCCTATTCGCTCCATCTCGGGCAGTTCCCGCATCAGGTCATAACGGGAGCCAGACAGGGTGGAAATACCATTCAGCCGAAACAGCTCCTGGCTTTCTCGCGAACGGAGTTCCATGCCATCTGGATGCTGGAGGCAGCGGAATTCGCAGTTGTCCTTGGGCAGGTTGTAATGACGGGCGGTGAAGCAGCGGGAAGACCATGCCAACGGCAGAAAGCCCCAGGCAAACACTTCCGCGGGAAGGTCCAGACCTTCCTGCTTTAGCCCGGTAATCAGTTGTGCCAGGGTATCCCGACCCAGTTCCACCGGCAGATTCCAGCCCTTCAGACCCCGCTTTGCCAGCACCTTGAGCGTGGCAACGTTGTAAATGTTCATGGACGGACCAGTCACGAACGGAATTCCGTTGCCAATGGCTACCTGCATTGCGCTCTGGTCGTTGGCTTCCACACAGAACTCGTTTTGCTCGCAGATCCGACGCAGGCGGCGCAAGTCCGCCTCTGACTCAATCAGCGTCTGCGATGAGAGCACCACTTCCTTGCCACAGGCTTTGAGATCACGGGCCAGCGCAAACCAGTCATCCGGTTTCAGTTCTCGCCGGCGGGAACACACGGCTTCGCCGAGATAGATGGTATCTACCGGCCACTCAGCCGCCTTACCATAGAAATCAAAAACGCTTTGTTTGGACCAGAACCAAAGAATCGGCCCGAGGGATAACTTCATCATCGTCGCCAGAACCTCATTTCCATTTGCGATGGTAGGCACCCAGGGTGGTCAGCCCGCCCTCAGACAGGCCGGACAGGGTGTTTCGCCAGCCGGGATCGACGGTAAAGGATTCCGGCCGGGACTCCAGGTCATCAAGAGCATGGCGCCAGGTGCGGGCAACATCGGCAATATAGGCCGGGCTACGCTGCCGGCCCTCAATTTTCACGGCCCTGATGCCCAACCCCTGAAGATCCGGCAGAAGGTCCAGCGTATTCAGGCTGACCGGTTCCTCGATCGCATGGTAGAGGCTACCCTCGACCTCGAAACGCCCCTTGCACAAGGTAGGATAGCCAGCCGGTTCACCCGGGCCATAACGGTCAATCAGTACGTCGTTAAGCCGCGACTCCAGGCCCTGGGGGGTTTCCTGCCAGCGCACGGCCTTGGCCGGGGAACAGGCGCCACGGGTGTTAGGAGATTCGTCGGTCAGGTAGGAGGAGAGATAGCAGCGCCCTTCGGCCATGATGCACAGACTGCCAAAGGCAAACACCTCCAGCTCAACGGGACTGTGTTTCGCCACACCCCTCACCTGGTCCAGGGAAAGCACCCGGGGCAACACTGCCCGCCGAATATCGAAGTTATCCTTGTAGAATTTAAGCGCTTCGTAACTGGTAGCTGAGCCCTGGACGGAAAGGTGCCGTGGAATGTCCGGGTGCTTCTGAGCGGCATAATCCAGCAGGCCCATATCGGCCAGGATAATCGCATCCACTCCCAGGCCCGCCGCGCGATCTACGGCCCCCTTCCATTGTTCCCAGCCATCGGGTTGTGGGTAGGTGTTGATGGCACAGAATACACGGGCACCGCGCTGGTGGGCGTATTCGATACCCTCAGCAGCACGCTTGTCATTGAAGTTCAGGCCGGCAAACTGGCGGGCATTGGTGCTGTCCCGGAAGCCGAAATAAACCGCGTTGGCACCATTATCCACGGCGGTTTTCAGCGCGGGCAGACTGCCGGCCGGGCATACGAGTTCCATAACTATCTCCGCTGAAACAAACAGCGGACAGCCTACCGGCAACCCCATGGAGACACATTGACCATTGTCAGCCTGAACGGGTCACAACAACCGGCGCTCACCTGACCCGACTTCAACGGCACCTGTCAGATAATACGGGAGAAGCGCTGGCTGGCCCCTTCCTTCCGATACAAATCGAAAATCTGGCAGATGGCCCGAATCAGCAACCGGCCGGCCGGCTGAACCTGCAGAGCATTGCCATCATCCGCAATCAGCTCATCCTGCACCATGGGTTTGAGGCGGCTGAGCTCATCAGCAAAGTAACGGTCCAGGTTTTCGCCCCACTCATCCGCAAACAGCTTTCGGTCCAGCCGGAACTGGCAGATCAGCTGGCCGATCACCCAGCGGCGAATACGATCGTCACGGCTCAGGTTCACGCCCTTGGTGATGGCCAGCTGGCCGGCATCGATAGCCGCCTCCCAGGAAGGCAGGTCGTGGTTGTTCTGGAAATAGGCATCGTCGGTCTGGCCGATGGCAGACACACCCAGGGACACCAGGTCGCATTCGGAATGGGTAGTGTAACCCTGGAAATTCCGGTGCAGGCGCCCTTCTCGCTGGGCCACGGCCAGGCTGTCGTCCGGCTTCGCAAAGTGGTCCATGCCGATGTACTCATAGCCCGCATCCAAAAGCCGGTTAATAGTGTTGTGCAGGATGGTCAGCTTTTGCTGCGGCGAGGGTAATGTGTGGTCCTGAATTCGGGTCTGCGGATAGAACCGGTCCGGCAAATGCGCGTAGCTGAATACAGAGAGCCGGTCCGGTGACATCTCGATAACTGCTTCCAGGGTTTCCGCGAAGCTTTCCGGGGTCTGGTGCGGTAGCCCGTAGATCAGGTCCAGGTTAATGGACCGGAACCCAATCCGGCGCGACTCATTCAGCACAGCTTCGGTCATATCCCGGGGCTGGATGCGGTTCACCGCTTTCTGCACCTCGGGGTTCACGTCCTGGACGCCCAGGCTGATGCGGTTAAAGCCCAGGTCCCAGAGTGTCGGCAGGGTATCCTGGTCCACTTCC of Marinobacter sediminum contains these proteins:
- the ubiT gene encoding ubiquinone anaerobic biosynthesis accessory factor UbiT; the encoded protein is MALSLPTVTLNNSLLRQTTDMARDYLPSASPVLAALDRRMPVPLKQLMVEAPLNRIFAEAIAEGEFDEFEGRRIRLEASGGLPGTTLGFWAGRLRVIDGPGEATIRGSLTAFKTLAERHQDPDQLFFQRQLVIEGDTELGLGLKNLLDSLEWDISIWQMLSI
- a CDS encoding U32 family peptidase, which gives rise to MMKLSLGPILWFWSKQSVFDFYGKAAEWPVDTIYLGEAVCSRRRELKPDDWFALARDLKACGKEVVLSSQTLIESEADLRRLRRICEQNEFCVEANDQSAMQVAIGNGIPFVTGPSMNIYNVATLKVLAKRGLKGWNLPVELGRDTLAQLITGLKQEGLDLPAEVFAWGFLPLAWSSRCFTARHYNLPKDNCEFRCLQHPDGMELRSRESQELFRLNGISTLSGSRYDLMRELPEMERIGVSTVRLSPEHLGMDEVVRRFDQVRRGETPDTDPLQLVEAPPCNGYWYGKPGMDLVAKSGG
- the ubiU gene encoding ubiquinone anaerobic biosynthesis protein UbiU — translated: MELVCPAGSLPALKTAVDNGANAVYFGFRDSTNARQFAGLNFNDKRAAEGIEYAHQRGARVFCAINTYPQPDGWEQWKGAVDRAAGLGVDAIILADMGLLDYAAQKHPDIPRHLSVQGSATSYEALKFYKDNFDIRRAVLPRVLSLDQVRGVAKHSPVELEVFAFGSLCIMAEGRCYLSSYLTDESPNTRGACSPAKAVRWQETPQGLESRLNDVLIDRYGPGEPAGYPTLCKGRFEVEGSLYHAIEEPVSLNTLDLLPDLQGLGIRAVKIEGRQRSPAYIADVARTWRHALDDLESRPESFTVDPGWRNTLSGLSEGGLTTLGAYHRKWK
- the hemN gene encoding oxygen-independent coproporphyrinogen III oxidase, translated to MNLLATYTAAPESAPKFLWDEALIRRYDLSGPRYTSYPTAVEFNQNYPVEDMVKAAGRSKASGRPLSLYTHLPFCAHLCYYCACNKVITKKRDKAMPYVERLLKEAAIQSRLFGSDRPVTQLHWGGGTPTFLPKDVMQALMQGYGELFNLQTGDERDYSLEIDPREVDQDTLPTLWDLGFNRISLGVQDVNPEVQKAVNRIQPRDMTEAVLNESRRIGFRSINLDLIYGLPHQTPESFAETLEAVIEMSPDRLSVFSYAHLPDRFYPQTRIQDHTLPSPQQKLTILHNTINRLLDAGYEYIGMDHFAKPDDSLAVAQREGRLHRNFQGYTTHSECDLVSLGVSAIGQTDDAYFQNNHDLPSWEAAIDAGQLAITKGVNLSRDDRIRRWVIGQLICQFRLDRKLFADEWGENLDRYFADELSRLKPMVQDELIADDGNALQVQPAGRLLIRAICQIFDLYRKEGASQRFSRII